CTACATTTAACTATAGGACCCCATATCTTTTTAAAATTTATGGTATTTTTTAAAAGTAAATAACCACTAAATTGCCTTTCAAATATAAATAGCTTTGAAAAATTTTTCAGGACCCCATTAAGTTTGCATCCTAGATTCGCCACTGCTTGGGTGGTATATATAGCCCTCTTCAATACCTCCCATTTACATGTTAAAATAACACACAACCTACACTATACAATGTATAAATAAGGGTTCCTACAGATTCAAAGTtttaaggttttccctgttcggatTACTCCCTGGTTGTTTCCCCAAGTTCGTATGTTGTTCCATACTTCCATATATACCAACTTTTGGCCAAAAACTCATCGGAAAAATGTAAAATAACACAAATACACATGCATTTCTTAATGAACGGGTAAATACCTTAGGTGCTGTCCAAAGATGTTGTATGTTGCTGTAAGACAAGTCAATGGCAACAATGTTGATCGGATAAAAACTTGAAGGTAAGAACCTAAAAGGGAATCCAACCCAATAAAGAAACCTTAGCTCATTGGACAAAAACTCTAAACTTCCAGAGAATTTCACATTAAAGTTTGGTAATGCAAAGCCCTGTCTAGAATTAATCAGAGGATAAATTTTCAAGATGCGCATTTTCTTCATTTGTGCAAAAGCTTTAGCATTTATGTGAACCTTTTGACTAGATATTTGTAACATAAGATCTACAACTTCAACGGACTCTCTAAGTGTTACCTGTACACAAGCAAAGAACATGTAATGTACTAATAAAAGATCAAAATATGCAACTACTTATAGTTATGTATACAAGGTGAAAATTAGAAATAATAATCATATGCCACCTCTTACCTCATTTCCACTCATAACATCACAAATCTCAGATGAGATCCACAACCTGCTTTGCTTTCCATGCATGGTAGATTCTTCACGAACAATTCCCCTTGCCATAGTTTGAATTAAGTCATGCATTTGAAGTGACATATCACTAGAAATCGTTATCAAGGACTTATCAACTAGTACTCTCATATTTGTATATGCAAAAAAGTTACAACTGTCTAGTACACTTGATGCAAAATCTCTGTTTAACCCAACGAAAGAACATGCAATATCAAGCAGTATTATTTGTTGATGGAGGTTTAGGTCATCGTAGCTTCTACGAAGCACTCTTTGTATTTCGTCATTAGGATGTAGTTTGAGCCTATCCAGTTCGCTGGCCCATTCACACACAGATTTTCCATACAAAAAACTACCCAAAACTTTGAGAGCTAGAGGGTGACCTTTTACGTATTTAACTACTTTTTCAGCAAGTACTTGAAAGCCACTAATAATGCGCTTTTCCTTAAAGGCATAAGCTGTGAAAAGCTGAAGAGATTCGTCATCGTTAAGAAAGTTTGCGTCACGGATATCATCTACTCCGTGAGATCTTAGCAATTGTTTGTCTTTACTTGTGAAAATAATCAAACTTCCATGGAAAAACCAATTAGGTGAACCTACTAGTGCTTCTAACTGCTCCCGGTGATCCACATCATCCAAGACAAGAAGGATTGACTTAGATGACATCATCTTCTTAATTGTTGCAATTCCTTGACTAACACTTGAGATTTCTACATGTTTTGTTTTCGTGATGTCAGCAATAAGCTGCTTCTGGAAATGAGTTAGGCCTTGATGCTTTGAAACTCGTTGGATATCTTCACAAAAACAACTGCCCTCAAAGTAGATATACATCAAGTTGTAAATAGCTTTGGCAAGGGTTGTTTTTCCTACTCCACTAACACCACATATTCCAACCATGTGAACTTCACTCGACCCAAGAAACTGCAACAAGTTCATTTTATTTATACGCACATCCACTCCTACAAGGTTCTCATTAACAGGAAAAGGAGAATAGCGAGTAATTACGAGGACTTCCTTAGTGATACTGTCAATAAACTTCGACTCATACCTGTTGAATAAGAAAGAAACATGTTCAAGCATACTTTCATACCCAGGGTAAAAATACACTTAGTGCAATGATAATGGACTTAGTGCAATGATAATGGAGTTTTTTAGAATGATAATGGAGTTTTTTAGAGCTTAGCTGCTTCAACTCTCCGGTATTCACCGTGTTAAAGTGATCATCGGAAGGGTGGTTAGAGGCTAATCGCCTACTGATCGATATAGGGTCGGTCGGTGCATGGGCAAAAAACCCTACACGGTATGATATCTTTTTTTAAGTATCTTATCAAACTGGGGACTTATTCGGGTGCAGTTGATTAGGGTTCCACTTTGGCTTAGTCTATGAGCTTTAAACCCTAATTTTTCTGTAACCCTAGTCTTTCCTTAATAAATTTAGGGATCTATCCCCACTAAAAAGTCACCTTATGATATACGGATCGTCTTTGTATGGCAACTACGATCTCTATTGATCATCTAGGGTTCTTACCTAAATCTGTTTAGGATTTTTTTTACTACGCCCGGTTCGACCCCGCCTCGATTAGTCGGCGATTAGCCTATAACCACCCTTCTTTCCAATGATCAATGGCTCTCTCGGAACTGAACTGAGTTAACAAGGTGAATACCGGATAGTTAAAAACTCTCTTGTATTCACCGTGTTAACCCAGTTCTGAGAGAGCCGGTGATTGAGACGGGGTCGATGGGGGCGTGGGCAGAAAACCATACACAATCGTAGGCAAAGTCGTAGATGGTGATAGAGATCGTAGTTTCCATAGAGAGGCGAGTCGTATGAGGCGTTTATGAGGTGCCTCTTGTGTAAGGAGAGATCCCTATTTCTAGGGGAAAGACTAGGGTTAAGGAAAAAAATAGGGTTTAGAGCTTATGGGTCAACCCCAAGTGGAACCCTAATTAACAGTGCCCGAATAAATCACAAACGTAAATCCCTATTACTTTTGATAGAGCAACTAGATTTTAAAAAAGGAATATCAACATTGCAAGGTATGAATTGGAGGGAATAAAAAACAAATTTATTTACCCATTTGTCAAGTCCTGGAGATTCCATCCAGATAAGTCAGCTGCCGTGGATAAAGCTTTCTTCCATTCATCCACCTCCGTGCTATTTGAGACTTCATGTTCGACAAATGCTTCTGCGTAGCTCCGCTTTTGTTTTCTAACCACATCAGGCTTAATATCATAGAAGATTATTCGAACCTCgtgtttggggttttccactttcttACACTCGATTATTTTCACAAGTTCTCTCAAACACCACGAAGAAGATGCATAACCTTTAGAGAAGATGATGATTAAAATCCTTGATTCTTCTATAGCTTTGATAAGTTGAGGAGATATCTCTTCTCCAATAGGCAGATTTTTGTAATCTCTAAAAGCAAGAATTCCATTTTGCTTAAAATTTTTGAAAAGATGATCCATGAAGCCTTTACGGAGATCTTCACCTCTAAAACTTACAAATACATCGTATTTCCATCGATTCAAAATGAAAGAAGGGGCCATTATCAGTGAAGAAACCTGTATTTGCATGTGAAGAACTGAGAAACGAGTAGCTTACAACTAAAATGTTAAAGATAGAGATGAagatagatatataatatatgagTGATATAGAAGTCATTTCAACCCGTGGAAACGACTTCATTAACAATAGTTTAATATATTGAGTTGAAGGTTGGCATGTAAAAATCTTCGTATATAAAATGGGAGATGATAAATCCCCTATAGATTTTAATATATCTACTAGTAGTACATCCTTAATATGTAGGAGTACAACATAAATCTTAATTGCACAAACTTGATGGATTCATCAGCAAATATCACTGCCCGTATAAAATTGATAACAACTCATTCATGGATAAGTGAACGAGTAGCAACAATGCCTGAAGTTCTAAATATCAAAGGGGACTTAATATTTTAAGAAGTTAAAGTCCCTTCAATGTCTTAATTTAACGaatgattttttttaattaaaataataattgagAATTGTTTATATTAATTGATTTTTTTAGTAAAATTTGAAGTATGTATTTGTAACAATCATCTCGACACTAATGAGCTTGTGAACAATTTAACATGGGGGATTAATAAGCGATGGATCAAAAGTAATCACTTTTAACTAGTTAATTTATTTATACAAACAAATAAGACTAAATCATCACAACTATAGTTAAAGGTCAACTAACTGCACAGTAAATAATTTTTTCAATCTCTCTTGGTTTAAAGGTCAACTAACTGCACAGTAACACTTACAAAAAACTAAGagtgcgtttgtttgcctcttaatagaatggttcaacactgaatgctgaaccattcagcattcagagcgtttgtttctgacctctgaatgacatatggttatgaatggttcagaattcagctctgaaccattcagagatgaaacactctcttaaccattaagagcctaaattatcTATAATATTCTCCTCAAATCATATCCTTATCACCTAACTAACAAGTATAATGAATTTTTTATTCATGTTacacgttaataaggtagttttagtcagttcatatcgtccattctaaatgattatcaaacaacttattttcattcagagcaaaCCTTATTCAGAGGCTCTAGACCATTCAGATTCTGAATCATTCAGCACTAaattattcagttttatcaaacgcaccctaagttCGAACTTCTAGCCTGAATACAAACTTCATGCTTATAGCTATAAATTCCAGTTAGTAGTTAATAATTTTGCCAAACAAACCCTTTATCAAAACTATAGTTACTAGCTGTAAGATATAGCTTTTAGTTTACTCTCCGACAGGATGAACAAATACTAGAACATATATAGGATTATAGGATCAATGAACATATTCTCAAATAGTCATATGAAAATAACACTGATAAGCAGAAGAAGAATATGACTTACAGTAATCTAAGTATAATCTTGACAGAAGTCTTTGGTTGAAGACTAGAAGCAAATCACAAATCAAGGATAAGTATGCAATTaaattggaaacaattaatcacatatattatatttatatatttaagagTTAGATAATAATGCTATTGGCTTTTcagaaattataataataataaaaaaaatttgttgGGATGCCCACGAGTCATCTCTGAAATCAATATTATTCAATTATTTGGATGTTGACATGGACTGCCGCCTTTCAGTTTAACTATGCATGTTGATTCTTTCATAATACCAAAGATGACATTTTTCTTTCACCTActcaattactaaaattatttataatgAAGAAATAATTGTGTCGTTGGTCCCTTcattttaccccaaaaagctaacagcgtcaCTCAAGTTTTTTTTTTGCTTTCAGCGTCCCTCTATTATCACCTTTTTTTTGGTCCCTTCATTTTgccctcacatgcaaggcacatgaCATGACTTAACGGACCTTTTTAAcagaaagttgacggagggacgcgtaatcaaaaaaggtgataatagagggacgctgaaagccaaaaaaaaacttgagg
The window above is part of the Rutidosis leptorrhynchoides isolate AG116_Rl617_1_P2 chromosome 1, CSIRO_AGI_Rlap_v1, whole genome shotgun sequence genome. Proteins encoded here:
- the LOC139858880 gene encoding disease resistance protein Roq1-like yields the protein MAPSFILNRWKYDVFVSFRGEDLRKGFMDHLFKNFKQNGILAFRDYKNLPIGEEISPQLIKAIEESRILIIIFSKGYASSSWCLRELVKIIECKKVENPKHEVRIIFYDIKPDVVRKQKRSYAEAFVEHEVSNSTEVDEWKKALSTAADLSGWNLQDLTNGYESKFIDSITKEVLVITRYSPFPVNENLVGVDVRINKMNLLQFLGSSEVHMVGICGVSGVGKTTLAKAIYNLMYIYFEGSCFCEDIQRVSKHQGLTHFQKQLIADITKTKHVEISSVSQGIATIKKMMSSKSILLVLDDVDHREQLEALVGSPNWFFHGSLIIFTSKDKQLLRSHGVDDIRDANFLNDDESLQLFTAYAFKEKRIISGFQVLAEKVVKYVKGHPLALKVLGSFLYGKSVCEWASELDRLKLHPNDEIQRVLRRSYDDLNLHQQIILLDIACSFVGLNRDFASSVLDSCNFFAYTNMRVLVDKSLITISSDMSLQMHDLIQTMARGIVREESTMHGKQSRLWISSEICDVMSGNEVTLRESVEVVDLMLQISSQKVHINAKAFAQMKKMRILKIYPLINSRQGFALPNFNVKFSGSLEFLSNELRFLYWVGFPFRFLPSSFYPINIVAIDLSYSNIQHLWTAPKCFLRLKVIKLRHCHMLMSTPDFTEITNLEELIFEGCIRLTKLHPSVGMLKRLVVLNMEDCKSLKSFPFKVEMESLKVLNLSGCLKVDILPESFSIIKTLVELHVNRTAITKIPSFVYSLRNLESLSFGQYERIPSTWWRLIFHPFRLPSRQQLPRSLVWPSLAGLNLLKELDLSYCNISEVPDSIGCLSQLKVLSLRENSFTRLPTSLSQLSLLEYLFLHGCSNLEVVPELSPHIKSLNVSRCTSLRELSELPPRTTDRIFASDCTSSRELPKRVNLGHVFFSCIFMGFPKSFKNLTVQESQGSNGSRNQLFSLLHYLSLQIYKSDIFQAQGDHVFPYHLDTIYHGNRIPRWFTNQSKRNHVKIDLPSDWCYDKVIGYAICVVFTPKKYYNSVCTYDVNIEYSVNNFDGALLYIFTLNRCPPSGDELNGKCESDMIWFHYTANNLILKKTEKFVTFSFIFHEHFEVKEYGVRFVYDEDRQRGIDSSMIQDIPTPTKDRGYFLLANPMITCLAW